The proteins below are encoded in one region of Bremerella sp. P1:
- a CDS encoding class I SAM-dependent methyltransferase, which produces MTAADLASFQYSLLDFGSGRKLEQFGSVVLDRYSPSAEGFKATKPNLWSQAIAKYVRRTETQGDWLDADRLPATWEVTAGPLKFRLKTTKFGHLGLFPEQFANWKWLTQTCQESSRPLRILNLFAYTGGSSLACALGGAEVTHVDAAANVVKWARANAELSDMADAPIRWITEDARKFVKREIKRGNTYDGVILDPPSYGHGSKGEVWRISKHLPLLMGYLNELLAEDPKLVLLTCHSPGYEDDTLQHMIDEAFPSISRRQIEAGPLTIPDRNGRHLPSGYYASFANV; this is translated from the coding sequence ATGACCGCTGCCGATCTGGCCTCATTTCAATATAGCTTGCTCGACTTCGGCTCGGGTCGAAAGTTAGAACAATTCGGATCGGTCGTTCTCGATCGGTATTCTCCGTCTGCCGAAGGATTTAAGGCCACCAAGCCCAATCTCTGGTCGCAGGCCATCGCCAAGTACGTACGCCGAACCGAAACCCAGGGCGACTGGCTCGACGCCGACCGCTTGCCTGCCACTTGGGAAGTTACCGCCGGTCCGCTGAAATTTCGCTTGAAAACAACCAAGTTCGGTCACTTGGGTCTCTTCCCCGAACAGTTTGCCAACTGGAAGTGGCTAACGCAAACCTGCCAGGAAAGCTCACGCCCGCTGCGAATACTCAACTTGTTCGCCTATACCGGTGGGTCTTCGCTGGCATGTGCTTTGGGAGGAGCCGAAGTCACGCATGTCGATGCGGCCGCCAACGTGGTGAAATGGGCGCGAGCCAACGCCGAGCTTTCCGACATGGCCGACGCCCCCATTCGCTGGATCACCGAAGATGCCCGCAAGTTCGTCAAACGCGAAATCAAACGGGGCAACACGTACGACGGCGTCATCCTCGATCCGCCCAGCTATGGTCACGGATCGAAGGGGGAAGTCTGGCGTATCAGCAAACACCTTCCGCTGTTGATGGGCTACCTGAACGAGCTTCTGGCCGAAGATCCCAAGCTGGTTCTGCTGACCTGCCATTCGCCAGGCTACGAAGACGACACGCTCCAGCATATGATCGACGAAGCGTTTCCCAGCATTTCCCGCCGGCAGATTGAAGCCGGACCGTTGACCATCCCCGATCGCAACGGACGCCACCTGCCCAGCGGGTACTACGCGAGTTTTGCCAACGTCTAG
- a CDS encoding glycosyltransferase family 9 protein, with protein sequence MLSPAPRILITRLSALGDTVLTLPVLCALRKAYPAAQIGWVAEPAASKVLADRTDLNFLFTVEKGWLTKPVEINRLRRALSRHKFEIVLDVQGLTKSAVAGWLSGRTQQITFTRGQSREIAPNLAGTRIAPSAKYIAERYLELLEPLGITKPALEFQMPYDQVAHQAIASRVPVISSDRYAVLNVGAGWYSKTWVPARFGEVAADLFMRYEIPSLLLWGSDKEFEYAKQAAETARSIAPHSVTILPKMSIAEMKETIRHAKLLVSGDTGPLHFGVALETPTISLFGVTKAEYYSPCRGIHRTIQNMHDPLSCRKRRRAGNEAMQAIPTVDVLSQVDILLNMRHPKAA encoded by the coding sequence ATGCTATCACCTGCCCCACGCATTCTTATCACTCGCCTTAGTGCTCTGGGAGATACCGTCCTTACGCTACCAGTGCTGTGTGCGCTGCGAAAGGCTTATCCCGCGGCTCAAATTGGCTGGGTTGCCGAGCCGGCGGCCTCAAAGGTACTCGCGGATCGGACCGATCTCAACTTCCTGTTTACCGTCGAAAAAGGCTGGCTCACCAAGCCGGTCGAAATCAATCGATTGCGGCGTGCCCTTTCGCGACATAAGTTCGAGATCGTGCTTGATGTACAAGGTCTGACCAAGAGTGCGGTAGCTGGATGGCTGTCCGGGCGGACGCAACAGATCACCTTCACGCGAGGACAATCTCGCGAAATTGCCCCCAACCTGGCAGGTACGCGAATCGCTCCTTCCGCGAAATATATTGCCGAGCGCTACCTGGAACTGCTCGAGCCGCTGGGAATCACGAAGCCGGCCCTTGAGTTTCAGATGCCCTACGACCAAGTCGCCCACCAGGCCATCGCCAGCCGAGTGCCGGTCATCTCGAGCGATCGCTATGCGGTGTTGAACGTGGGTGCCGGGTGGTACTCGAAAACATGGGTCCCGGCCCGCTTTGGCGAGGTGGCGGCAGACCTGTTCATGCGGTACGAGATACCGAGTCTGCTGCTGTGGGGAAGCGACAAGGAGTTCGAATACGCCAAACAGGCTGCCGAAACGGCTCGTTCGATCGCCCCGCATAGCGTCACGATTCTGCCCAAAATGTCGATCGCGGAGATGAAAGAAACGATCCGTCACGCCAAGCTGCTTGTCAGCGGTGATACGGGGCCTTTGCACTTCGGCGTAGCACTCGAAACGCCTACCATTTCCTTGTTCGGCGTGACCAAGGCAGAGTACTATAGTCCTTGTCGCGGCATCCACCGGACCATCCAAAACATGCACGATCCCCTTTCCTGCCGTAAACGACGCCGGGCCGGAAACGAGGCAATGCAGGCAATTCCGACGGTGGACGTCCTGAGTCAGGTAGACATCTTGCTCAATATGCGGCATCCTAAAGCTGCGTAA
- a CDS encoding TrmH family RNA methyltransferase, with amino-acid sequence MEIIRSLQNAQIKSAVKLRDRRGRAQQGRTVIDGLREIRRALQSGFPIETIFVFPEAISGPESAYFEQVLTDYDDIPIVHVTREVMEKLAFGQRVEGAVAVAKIAEKKLADVVLPECPLVVVIEQVEKPGNVGAILRTMDAVGADVLISADGRTDLFNPNAIRASLGTIFSATVVDATSEETIAFLKDNQFQIYAARVDGSVPYTTVDMKQATALVLGSEAHGLSDKWHQAGIVNIHLPMQGIADSLNVSTTAAVLLYETLRQRTSP; translated from the coding sequence ATGGAAATCATCCGTTCGCTCCAAAACGCTCAGATCAAATCGGCTGTAAAGCTTCGTGACCGACGTGGCCGCGCGCAGCAGGGACGCACCGTGATTGATGGCCTCCGCGAAATTCGCCGTGCTCTTCAATCAGGCTTTCCGATCGAAACGATCTTCGTCTTTCCAGAAGCCATCTCCGGTCCTGAGTCTGCCTACTTTGAACAAGTTCTGACCGACTACGACGACATCCCGATCGTGCACGTGACGCGCGAAGTCATGGAGAAACTGGCCTTCGGTCAACGCGTCGAAGGAGCGGTTGCCGTCGCGAAGATTGCAGAGAAAAAGCTTGCCGACGTTGTTCTTCCCGAATGCCCGCTGGTCGTCGTCATCGAACAGGTCGAGAAGCCGGGCAATGTTGGAGCCATCTTGCGAACGATGGACGCCGTAGGAGCGGATGTCTTGATTTCAGCGGACGGTCGCACCGATTTGTTCAACCCCAACGCGATTCGCGCCAGCCTGGGTACGATCTTTTCGGCAACCGTCGTCGATGCGACCTCGGAAGAGACGATCGCGTTTCTGAAGGACAACCAGTTCCAAATCTATGCCGCCCGCGTCGATGGGTCGGTACCCTATACCACGGTCGACATGAAACAGGCCACCGCGCTGGTGCTGGGCAGCGAAGCCCACGGCTTGAGTGACAAATGGCACCAGGCAGGGATCGTCAATATCCACCTGCCGATGCAGGGCATTGCAGACAGTTTGAACGTCTCGACCACCGCGGCTGTTCTCCTGTATGAGACGCTGCGGCAGCGGACTTCACCTTAG
- a CDS encoding NADPH-dependent assimilatory sulfite reductase hemoprotein subunit has product MASTDNKLSPVEGIKDESNYLRGNIEAEFADGTDHFSKESIQLIKHFGMYQQDDRDARAANRAKGGGKDYIMMIRTRLPAGLLTGKQLMEELDLCDDIGNGTLRITSRQATQFHGIQKGDVRQLMQRMKGVGLTTLGACGDVNRNVMCCPAPFKNNQLHDQIQQTSFAIADHFAPRTGAYREIFLQDPETGEKTRVDENGNEIVEPIYGKHYLPRKFKMGICLPEDNCIDVYTQDLGMIAIHEGGKILGYNILVGGGMGRTPSADKTYPALGMKLTYVSPEDLIGVCEAVVKVQRDFGNREDRKVARLKYTVRNMGLPEFKKKVEEYFGRELPEPHEADVTDFDDHKGWSAQGDGKWFYGLNVENGRIADFDDCKLKTAIREVCTTLNPGIHFTGHQDIIFSDIAEEDKSKLEEILKKHNVVLTEEISNTLRWSMACVAWPTCGLSITESERALPGMVDDLEKEVAKLGLQDEKFTLRMTGCPNGCARPYNSDIGLVGRAKEKYTMFLGGRLLGNRLSYIYKDMVPADEVVPELVKVFTVFKEQRNEGESLGDFCDRLGQEKLLEATGG; this is encoded by the coding sequence ATGGCTTCCACTGATAACAAGCTGAGCCCGGTTGAGGGCATCAAAGACGAAAGCAACTACCTTCGCGGCAACATCGAAGCTGAATTCGCGGACGGAACCGACCATTTCAGCAAAGAGAGCATCCAGCTGATCAAACACTTCGGGATGTATCAGCAAGATGACCGCGACGCTCGAGCAGCGAACCGAGCCAAAGGTGGTGGCAAAGATTACATCATGATGATCCGCACCCGGCTGCCGGCTGGTCTTCTGACCGGCAAGCAGTTGATGGAAGAGCTGGATCTGTGCGACGACATCGGCAACGGCACTCTCCGCATCACCAGCCGTCAGGCCACGCAGTTCCACGGCATCCAGAAGGGTGACGTGCGTCAGTTGATGCAGCGTATGAAGGGCGTCGGTCTCACCACGCTCGGTGCTTGCGGCGACGTCAACCGAAACGTCATGTGCTGCCCGGCTCCGTTCAAGAACAACCAGCTGCACGACCAGATCCAACAGACGTCGTTTGCCATCGCGGACCACTTTGCTCCACGCACGGGTGCCTACCGCGAGATCTTCCTGCAAGATCCGGAAACCGGCGAGAAGACTCGCGTCGACGAGAACGGCAACGAAATCGTTGAACCGATCTACGGCAAGCATTACCTGCCGCGTAAGTTCAAGATGGGCATCTGCCTGCCGGAAGACAACTGCATCGATGTCTACACCCAGGACCTGGGCATGATCGCCATCCACGAAGGTGGCAAGATCCTCGGTTACAACATCCTGGTTGGTGGCGGCATGGGCCGCACGCCAAGTGCCGACAAGACCTACCCAGCACTGGGCATGAAGCTGACCTACGTTTCGCCAGAAGACCTGATCGGTGTCTGCGAAGCCGTCGTCAAGGTTCAGCGCGACTTTGGTAACCGGGAAGACCGCAAGGTTGCTCGCTTGAAGTACACCGTCCGCAACATGGGTCTTCCGGAGTTCAAGAAGAAGGTCGAAGAATACTTCGGTCGTGAACTCCCAGAACCACACGAAGCGGACGTTACCGACTTCGACGACCACAAAGGCTGGTCGGCCCAGGGAGACGGCAAGTGGTTCTATGGCCTCAATGTCGAGAACGGCCGTATCGCCGACTTCGACGATTGCAAGCTGAAGACCGCCATTCGTGAAGTCTGCACGACCCTCAACCCAGGCATCCACTTCACCGGCCATCAAGACATCATCTTTAGCGACATCGCCGAAGAAGATAAGTCGAAGCTGGAAGAGATCCTGAAGAAGCACAACGTCGTGCTGACCGAAGAGATCAGCAACACGCTGCGTTGGTCGATGGCTTGTGTCGCGTGGCCAACGTGTGGTCTTTCGATTACCGAAAGCGAACGGGCCCTGCCTGGCATGGTCGATGACCTGGAGAAGGAAGTCGCCAAGCTCGGTCTGCAGGACGAGAAGTTCACCCTGCGAATGACCGGTTGCCCCAACGGCTGTGCTCGCCCCTACAACAGCGACATCGGCCTGGTCGGACGTGCCAAGGAAAAGTACACGATGTTCCTCGGCGGCCGCCTGCTCGGTAACCGCTTGAGCTACATCTATAAAGACATGGTCCCTGCCGA
- a CDS encoding M28 family peptidase: MPQPSLTLPSDQQEQRIPLWSTLVAGMIGVIAIVVMLALNSGGDPAPPAANVNGPEDLSRYLPFDGEKAYEHLKDICALGPRVSGSPAMQKQQQMIEDHLSQHGATVVKQSWEVRHPETGQPVTLTNLFGRFHPDRTERILLCCHYDTRPYADEDPDNPKAPFLGANDGASGAAALMELTRHLGQLDTKYGIDVVFLDAEEFIFDKERDPFFLGSTYLAQKYRSADINFQYKWGILLDMVGDKDLQIYQERNSLSWKDTRPLVIDIWRVANRLNIPEFVRRPRHTINDDHVPLHDIGGIPIIDIIDFDFPSPGYGPKYWHTQQDVPENCSAASLAKVGKVVLTWLQEVE; this comes from the coding sequence GTGCCCCAACCGAGCCTCACTTTGCCGTCCGATCAGCAAGAACAACGGATCCCACTTTGGAGTACGCTCGTCGCTGGAATGATCGGCGTGATCGCGATTGTCGTGATGCTCGCGCTCAACAGTGGCGGCGATCCGGCACCTCCGGCCGCGAACGTGAACGGACCCGAGGACCTCTCGCGATACCTTCCCTTTGACGGGGAGAAAGCGTACGAGCATCTGAAAGATATCTGTGCCCTGGGGCCGCGCGTCAGCGGTAGCCCTGCGATGCAGAAACAACAACAGATGATCGAGGATCACCTGTCCCAGCACGGGGCCACGGTGGTGAAGCAGTCGTGGGAAGTTCGTCATCCGGAAACAGGTCAGCCGGTCACGCTTACTAACCTGTTCGGTCGCTTTCATCCTGATCGAACCGAGCGAATCTTGCTTTGTTGCCACTACGATACTCGTCCTTACGCCGACGAAGACCCAGATAACCCGAAGGCCCCGTTCCTGGGGGCCAACGACGGAGCTAGTGGTGCCGCGGCACTGATGGAGTTGACTCGGCACCTGGGCCAGCTCGATACCAAGTACGGTATCGACGTGGTCTTTCTTGATGCGGAAGAGTTCATCTTCGATAAGGAACGCGATCCGTTCTTTCTCGGGTCTACCTATCTCGCCCAGAAATATCGTAGCGCCGACATCAATTTTCAGTACAAGTGGGGCATTCTGCTCGACATGGTGGGCGACAAGGATCTGCAGATTTACCAGGAACGCAACAGCCTGTCCTGGAAAGATACCCGACCGTTGGTGATTGATATCTGGCGCGTGGCAAACCGGCTGAATATTCCGGAATTCGTTCGCAGGCCACGACATACGATCAATGACGACCATGTCCCCTTGCACGATATCGGCGGGATTCCGATCATCGATATTATCGATTTCGACTTCCCAAGTCCGGGCTATGGACCAAAATATTGGCATACGCAGCAGGACGTGCCTGAGAACTGTTCGGCCGCCTCCCTGGCCAAAGTTGGGAAAGTGGTGCTAACCTGGCTGCAAGAAGTCGAATAA
- a CDS encoding PDZ domain-containing protein, producing MTRCRTLSLLGCLIWGGMMLAPAAYGAEPSEGAPAKQPPTSAEITSWIDQLDSDKFLLRENATQKLIGAHQAAIGPLADAVRSGSLEKAFRCIHVLRAFAIGDDIETEIEASAKLALVAATENDRVGAYAGDVLKRIEPLQRERAIRILSGLGVKFTSYAPQQGFQTLDEGPGIWITNDYTGSAKELHYLQHLGFIEDVQIENDKITADWFAEIAKMPNVHLMTIKDGPVDIEMLRELEPIMHKIDWLRLYYLNLKSSPAPLLKKMTSLHHVEMFGMVVDGKEVFKDVAEQERIRSALPGVLPDGLKFRSGGFLGVRGPSDGNRGPCVVQSVDQDTGAYKAGLRGGDTVVEVNGVKVQGFMHLIELLQDKKAGDKVKMIAVRGTETKELDVTLGKWQLREIY from the coding sequence GTGACACGTTGTCGAACACTAAGTCTGTTGGGTTGCCTGATTTGGGGCGGCATGATGCTTGCGCCGGCTGCCTACGGGGCCGAGCCCTCTGAGGGAGCTCCAGCCAAACAGCCACCGACCTCGGCGGAGATCACGTCGTGGATCGATCAGCTCGACAGCGACAAGTTTCTCTTGCGCGAAAATGCGACGCAGAAACTGATTGGTGCCCACCAGGCTGCCATTGGACCTTTGGCCGATGCGGTGCGATCCGGCAGTCTGGAAAAGGCCTTTCGTTGTATCCACGTGCTGCGGGCATTTGCCATTGGGGATGATATCGAGACCGAGATCGAAGCAAGTGCCAAGCTGGCCCTGGTCGCGGCGACCGAGAACGATCGTGTCGGCGCCTATGCCGGCGATGTGCTCAAGCGAATCGAGCCACTTCAACGCGAACGTGCGATTCGTATTCTGAGCGGCCTGGGAGTGAAGTTCACCAGTTACGCCCCGCAGCAAGGGTTTCAGACGCTGGATGAAGGGCCTGGGATTTGGATTACCAACGACTACACCGGCTCGGCCAAGGAACTTCACTACTTGCAGCACCTGGGCTTCATTGAAGACGTACAGATCGAAAACGATAAAATCACGGCGGATTGGTTTGCCGAGATCGCCAAGATGCCCAACGTTCATCTGATGACGATCAAAGATGGCCCTGTCGATATCGAAATGCTGCGCGAGTTGGAACCAATCATGCATAAGATCGATTGGCTGCGGCTGTACTATTTGAATTTGAAGTCGTCGCCGGCTCCCCTGCTGAAGAAGATGACTTCGCTGCATCATGTGGAAATGTTTGGCATGGTGGTCGACGGCAAAGAGGTCTTCAAGGACGTCGCCGAGCAGGAGCGAATTCGCTCGGCGCTGCCAGGCGTGCTGCCGGATGGACTCAAGTTCCGTAGCGGTGGTTTTCTCGGTGTGCGTGGTCCCAGCGATGGTAATCGGGGCCCATGCGTTGTGCAGAGTGTCGACCAGGATACGGGTGCCTACAAAGCTGGCCTGCGTGGCGGCGACACCGTGGTGGAAGTCAACGGGGTGAAGGTCCAAGGGTTCATGCACTTGATCGAGTTGCTGCAAGATAAGAAAGCAGGCGACAAGGTGAAAATGATCGCCGTTCGAGGGACGGAGACCAAAGAGTTGGACGTGACCCTCGGAAAGTGGCAGCTCCGCGAAATCTATTAA
- the folD gene encoding bifunctional methylenetetrahydrofolate dehydrogenase/methenyltetrahydrofolate cyclohydrolase FolD, with the protein MTATILDGKTVSAALQDDIAQRVEQFKAKTGVTPCLAAVLVGEDPASQVYVRNKERACQKVGMTSQLFRKPDDITQAELLALVEQLNQDDSVSGILVQLPLPKHLDASEVLDAIDPRKDVDCFHPSNVGLLSQGRPNFLPCTPHGVVQILKHFDLPTAGKNVVILGRSDIVGKPLALMLMQRTSETCGSDYANATVTVAHSRTPNLKELTLQADILVAAIGVAKFVTADMVKPGAVVVDVGINRTEDGLCGDVDYDALLEVAGAVTPVPGGVGRLTVTMLMENTLKAAMIQTQG; encoded by the coding sequence GTGACTGCGACGATTCTGGATGGAAAAACGGTCTCCGCCGCTTTGCAAGACGATATCGCCCAGCGGGTTGAACAGTTCAAGGCAAAAACGGGCGTAACTCCTTGTTTGGCAGCGGTTTTGGTTGGGGAAGACCCGGCCAGCCAGGTTTACGTGCGAAACAAGGAACGGGCCTGTCAAAAGGTAGGCATGACGAGCCAACTTTTCCGTAAGCCAGACGACATTACGCAAGCGGAACTTCTGGCCTTGGTCGAGCAGCTTAACCAAGACGACAGTGTCAGCGGCATATTGGTTCAGCTGCCGCTTCCGAAGCATCTGGATGCCTCCGAGGTGTTGGATGCGATCGATCCTCGGAAGGATGTCGACTGTTTTCATCCCAGCAACGTCGGTCTACTTTCTCAGGGACGACCCAACTTTTTGCCGTGTACGCCGCATGGTGTCGTCCAGATTTTGAAGCACTTCGATCTGCCGACCGCCGGGAAGAACGTAGTAATTCTTGGCCGCAGCGATATTGTCGGCAAGCCGTTGGCGTTAATGCTCATGCAGCGAACCAGCGAGACGTGCGGTTCCGACTACGCGAATGCGACGGTTACCGTTGCCCATAGCCGCACACCGAATCTGAAGGAACTGACTCTTCAGGCCGACATTTTGGTGGCCGCGATCGGCGTCGCCAAGTTTGTGACCGCCGACATGGTCAAGCCAGGTGCGGTGGTTGTGGATGTGGGCATCAACCGCACCGAAGATGGTCTCTGCGGCGATGTCGACTACGACGCGCTGCTGGAGGTTGCAGGAGCTGTGACCCCGGTGCCCGGCGGCGTCGGAAGGCTGACCGTCACGATGCTGATGGAGAATACGCTCAAGGCCGCGATGATTCAGACGCAGGGCTAA